The Prunus persica cultivar Lovell chromosome G8, Prunus_persica_NCBIv2, whole genome shotgun sequence genome includes a region encoding these proteins:
- the LOC18768433 gene encoding 60S ribosomal protein L32-1, which produces MAVPLLKKQIVKKRTKHFKRPQSDRKICVKESWRRPKGIDSRVRRKFKGCALMPNIGYGSDKKTRHFLPNKFKKFVVHNVKEVEILMMHNRTYCAEIAHNISTKKRKEIVERAAQLDVVVTNKLARLRSQEDE; this is translated from the exons ATGGCTGTCCCTTTGCTGAAGAAGCAAATTGTGAAGAAGCGTACCAAGCACTTCAAGAGGCCCCAAAGTGACAGGAAGATATGCGTCAAG GAAAGCTGGAGAAGGCCCAAGGGTATTGATTCACGTGTCAGGCGAAAGTTTAAGGGATGTGCCTTGATGCCCAACATTGGCTATGGTTCAGACAAGAAGACTCGCCACTTTCTCCCTAATAAGTTCAAGAAATTCGTTGTGCACAATGTCAAAGAGGTTGAAATCCTAATGATGCACAACAG GACTTACTGTGCTGAGATTGCACACAATATTTCCACcaagaagagaaaggagaTCGTCGAGCGTGCAGCGCAGTTGGATGTTGTTGTTACCAACAAACTTGCCAGGCTGCGCAGCCAGGAGGATGAGTGA
- the LOC18768526 gene encoding E3 ubiquitin-protein ligase CHIP: MGPSQAFSTAEKLRKAGNSYFKKGRFNAAIEAYTEAITLCPDIPVYYTNRALCHLKRNDWTRVEEDSRKAIQLEQNSVKAHYMLGLALLQKQEYADGVKELERALDLGRGANPKGYMVEEIWQELAKAKYMEWEDLSSKRSWELQNLKEACENALKEKHDAFEMEGFLDEAGPTHMKQLEALGRAFEKAAEADTPSEVPDYLCCKITLDIFRDPVITPSGVTYERSVILNHLEKVGNFDPITREPLDQSQLISNLAIKEAVEAYLQQHGWAYRTE; this comes from the exons atgggGCCGAGTCAGGCATTTTCTACGGCGGAGAAACTCAGGAAAGCCGGCAACTCTTACTTCAAGAAAGGGCGCTTCAATGCCGCCATCGAGGCATATACTGAG GCGATAACTCTGTGCCCTGATATTCCTGTTTATTATACGAATCGCGCCCTTTGCCATCTGAAGCGTAA TGATTGGACGAGAGTGGAAGAAGATTCTCGGAAAGCTATTCAGCTTGAACAAAACTCAGTTAAG GCTCATTATATGTTGGGGCTTGCATTACTACAGAAGCAAGAGTATGCTGATGGAGTTAAGGAATTGGAAAGG GCTTTGGATCTTGGGAGGGGTGCCAATCCGAAGGGTTATATGGTAGAGGAGATCTGGCAGGAGCTTGCAAAAGCAAAGTACATGGAGTGGGAGGATTTATCAAGCAAACGTTCATGGGAATTGCAAAACTTGAA AGAAGCTTGTGAGAATGCTCTCAAAGAGAAACATGACGCTTTTGAAATGGAAGGGTTTTTGGATGAAGCTGGTCCTACTCATATGAAACAGTTAGAGGCTTTAGGAAGAGCGTTTGAGAAAGCTGCAGAAGCTGACACACCAAGTGAG gTGCCGGATTACCTCTGTTGTAAAATCACTCTTGACATATTTCGTGATCCTGTGATTACTCCTAGTGGGGTTACATATGAGAGATCAGTGATCCTTAACCATCTTGAGAAG GTGGGTAACTTCGATCCAATCACGCGTGAGCCACTTGATCAATCACAGTTAATATCAAACTTAGCCATAAAAGAAGCAGTCGAAGCATATTTGCAACAACATGGTTGGGCTTACAGAACAGagtga
- the LOC18768645 gene encoding serine/threonine-protein kinase OXI1, translated as MDDQNDGIVTPSLDFQRLRVISALGRGAKGVVFLVEDEEAAEFMALKVISKDLIERRSKEPKSDGSEYRRVCFEQQVLRRFNHPLLPKLRGVLDTEKLVGYAIDYCPGRDLNCLRKRQTERMFSDDVIRFYAAELVLVLEYLHGLGVVYRDLKPENIMIQENGHIMLVDFDLSTKLSPMKNAQSVRISSNSTAESSAVQKKRCSLFQRFCNKGISPDDSVSPAESSLNSGKPGSDSSEKSNSFVGTEEYVAPEIVSGSGHDFGVDWWSLGVLLYEMLYGATPFRGSNRKETFYRILTKEPELTGETTALRDLISKLLEKDPKQRIGPGEIKGHDYFRGVEWDLILRVSRPPYIPEIATDGTDGINKNIDMETVVQGIFGGADGGANKGNENDENKNNNEKQNVNRREWVEGLNHNPTQENAFLVF; from the exons ATGGACGACCAAAACGACGGCATCGTGACTCCCAGCTTGGATTTCCAGCGCCTCAGAGTGATCTCGGCGCTGGGGCGCGGGGCCAAGGGCGTGGTGTTTCTGGTGGAGGACGAGGAGGCGGCGGAGTTCATGGCGTTGAAGGTGATTTCCAAAGACTTGATCGAGAGGCGGAGCAAGGAGCCGAAGAGCGACGGCAGCGAGTACCGAAGAGTCTGCTTCGAGCAGCAAGTGCTGCGTCGTTTCAACCATCCGCTTCTCCCCAAACTGCGTGGCGTTTTGGACACTGAGAAGCTCGTCGGCTACGCCATTGATTACTGCCCCGGCCGCGATCTCAATTGCCTCAGAAAACGACAAACCGAGCGGATGTTCTCGGATGATGTCATCAG attTTACGCGGCGGAATTGGTTCTGGTGTTGGAGTATTTGCATGGATTGGGAGTGGTTTACAGAGATTTGAAGCCGGAGAACATTATGATCCAAGAAAACGGCCACATTATGCTCGTCGATTTCGATCTCTCCACCAAGCTCTCGCCGATGAAGAATGCTCAATCGGTTCGGATCAGTTCAAACTCCACAGCTGAATCCAGCGCGGTCCAGAAGAAGCGATGCTCCCTATTCCAACGGTTCTGCAACAAGGGGATTTCGCCGGACGACTCTGTCTCGCCCGCCGAAAGCAGTTTAAACTCGGGCAAACCCGGTTCGGACTCCTCTGAGAAGTCGAACTCGTTCGTCGGAACGGAGGAGTACGTGGCTCCCGAAATCGTTTCTGGCAGCGGCCACGATTTCGGCGTCGATTGGTGGTCCCTTGGGGTGCTTCTTTATGAGATGTTATACGGTGCGACGCCGTTTAGGGGGTCCAATAGAAAAGAGACGTTTTATCGGATACTTACGAAGGAACCTGAGCTGACAGGTGAAACGACGGCGTTGAGGGACTTGATTTCGAAGTTGCTGGAGAAGGATCCGAAACAGAGAATCGGGCCGGGTGAAATCAAGGGCCACGATTACTTTAGAGGGGTCGAGTGGGATTTGATTTTGCGAGTCTCGAGGCCGCCGTACATTCCCGAAATTGCGACTGACGGTACGGATggaattaacaaaaatattgaCATGGAGACGGTTGTGCAAGGAATATTCGGAGGTGCAGATGGTGGGGCGAATAAAGGGAATGAGAATGATGagaataagaataataatGAGAAGCAAAATGTAAATAGAAGAGAATGGGTGGAGGGATTGAATCACAACCCCACCCAAGAAAATgcatttttggttttctaa
- the LOC18768704 gene encoding adenylylsulfatase HINT3 produces the protein MEARRLSILCSHIRPGPTPAPARLVPVPGSSCDSGFSDKQQPGDSNKGNLEDNCVFCKIIRGEAPAFKLYEDDICLCILDINPLSRGHSLIIPKSHFCSLKATPPDVVAAMCSKVPFISSAIMKATDSDSFNLLVNNGIAAGQVIFHTHIHIIPRKALDCLWASESLQRRPLNLDQEAPRLVDRVREQLSLPDDSEDSKGQGSSLTRN, from the exons ATGGAGGCTCGCAGGCTTTCCATTCTCTGTTCCCATATACGCCCCGGTCCGACTCCGGCTCCGGCCCGACTAGTTCCCGTTCCCGGCTCCAGTTGCGACTCTGGTTTCAGTGACAAGCAGCAACCCGGTGATTCCAACAAGGGGAATCTCGAAGACAACTGCGTTTTCTGCAAAATCATCCGCGGTGAAGCACCGGCTTTCAAG CTTTATGAGGATGATATTTGCTTGTGTATATTGGATATAAATCCCCTGAGTCGTGG GCATTCTCTTATTATcccaaaatctcatttttGTTCGTTGAAAGCCACACCCCCAGAT GTGGTAGCTGCAATGTGTTCAAAAGTGCCCTTTATCAGCAGTGCAATCATGAAAGCCACTGATTCTG ATTCATTCAACTTGTTAGTTAACAATGGTATAGCTGCAGGCCAAGTTATATTTCAT ACTCACATACACATAATTCCGCGCAAGGCACTTGATTGCTTATGGGCTTCTGAG AGTTTGCAGAGGCGGCCGCTGAACTTAGACCAGGAAGCCCCTCGACTTGTAGATCGAGTTCGAGAGCAATTATCATTACCCGACGACTCTGAAGATAGCAAGGGTCAAGGATCTAGTCTTACCAGAAACTAG